The following proteins come from a genomic window of Deltaproteobacteria bacterium:
- a CDS encoding carboxymuconolactone decarboxylase family protein: MADHFYPADGMKDLKKLRDLKPDTFKAFVEFDKKAFEEGALNVKTKELIAVAVGHVTQCPYCIDVHTKKAIAAGATEQEVAESIFVAMALRAGGSFAHSTVAMHAMEHK, translated from the coding sequence ATGGCCGATCACTTTTACCCCGCTGATGGAATGAAGGACCTCAAGAAACTGCGCGATCTCAAGCCGGACACGTTCAAGGCTTTTGTCGAATTCGACAAGAAAGCGTTTGAAGAAGGCGCACTGAATGTGAAGACGAAAGAATTGATCGCCGTTGCGGTTGGACATGTTACCCAGTGTCCCTACTGCATTGATGTTCACACCAAGAAAGCGATCGCAGCAGGAGCGACGGAACAGGAAGTCGCAGAGAGTATCTTTGTCGCAATGGCATTACGAGCTGGTGGGTCATTTGCGCATAGCACCGTGGCGATGCATGCGATGGAGCATAAGTAA